Proteins found in one Quercus robur chromosome 2, dhQueRobu3.1, whole genome shotgun sequence genomic segment:
- the LOC126716132 gene encoding glutathione S-transferase zeta class-like: MASVSGDKKESELKLYSHWRSSCSFRVRIALNLKGLKYEYKAVNLLKGEQYSPEFTKLNPIGYVPVLVDGDLVLSDSFAILLYLEEKYPHHHPLLPQDLHKKSINFQAANIVSSSIQPFQNLATLKYIKENVSPDEQQQLAFSKHHTEKGFVALERLLKDYAGRFATGDEVFLADLFLAPQIHLAIKTFKVDMTQFPVLSRLNGAYNEIPAFQDAMPEKQPDTPLTSAS, translated from the exons atg GCAAGCGTGAGCGGTGAtaagaaagagagtgaattgAAACTGTATTCACACTGGAGGAGCAGTTGTTCCTTCCGTGTTCGTATTGCCCTCAACTTGAAAG GGCTGAAATATGAGTACAAAGCAGTTAACTTGTTGAAGGGAGAGCAATACAGCCCCG AGTTTACAAAGCTCAATCCTATTGGTTATGTCCCCGTGCTTGTCGATGGGGACTTGGTGCTTTCCGACTCTTTTGCCATCTTACTG TATTTAGAAGAAAAGTACCCCCACCACCATCCTTTGTTACCTCAGGATCTTCACAAAAAATCCATCAATTTCCAG GCTGCCAATATTGTTTCCTCAAGCATACAGCCTTTTCAAAATCTAGCTACACTG AAATACATTAAGGAAAACGTTAGTCCTGATGAGCAACAGCAACTTGCTTTTTCTAAACATCATACCGAAAAAGGCTTTGTAG CACTTGAAAGGCTTTTAAAAGACTATGCTGGAAGATTTGCAACTGGAGATGAAGTTTTCCTG GCAGATTTGTTTCTAGCGCCTCAGATTCATTTGGCAATTAAAACGTTCAAGGTGGACATG ACTCAATTCCCTGTCTTATCCAGGTTGAATGGGGCATACAATGAGATACCAGCTTTTCAAGATGCCATGCCAGAAAAGCAGCCTGATACTCCTCTGACAAGTGCTAGTTAA
- the LOC126716130 gene encoding glutathione S-transferase zeta class-like isoform X1 has protein sequence MEGESGSGSGEVKKLKLKLYSFWWSTCSVRVRIALNFKGLKYEYKSVDLLKGEQLSPEFIKLNPSGNVPVLVDGDTLVADSFAILMYLEDKYPHHYPLLPQDIHKRAINYQAANIVSSSIQPLQKVATLKCIEEKISSDPDVKLAWAQHYIKKGFVALERLLKDYAGRFATGDEVYLADLFLAPQIHAAIKRFNVDMTQFPLLSRLNEAYNEIPAFQDAMPEKQPDTPLASAS, from the exons atg GAAGGTGAAAGTGGAAGTGGAAGCGGTGAGGTGAAGAAGCTGAAGCTGAAGCTGTATTCATTCTGGTGGAGCACCTGTTCCGTCCGTGTTCGTATTGCCCTCAACTTCAaag GGCTGAAATACGAGTACAAATCAGTTGACTTGTTGAAGGGAGAGCAATTGAGCCCCG AGTTTATAAAGCTCAATCCTAGTGGTAATGTTCCTGTGCTCGTCGATGGAGACACCCTAGTTGCCGACTCTTTTGCCATCCTCATG TATTTAGAAGACAAGTATCCTCACCACTATCCACTGTTGCCCCAAGATATTCACAAAAGAGCCATCAATTACCAG GCTGCCAATATTGTTTCCTCAAGCATTCAACCTCTTCAAAAAGTAGCTACACTG AAGTGCATTGAGGAAAAAATTAGTTCTGATCCTGATGTGAAACTTGCTTGGGCTCAACATTATATCAAAAAAGGCTTTGTAG CACTCGAGAGGCTTTTAAAGGACTATGCTGGAAGATTTGCTACTGGAGATGAAGTTTACCTG GCAGATTTGTTTCTAGCTCCTCAGATTCATGCAGCAATTAAAAGGTTCAATGTTGACATG acTCAATTCCCTCTCTTATCCAGATTGAATGAGGCATACAATGAGATACCAGCTTTCCAAGATGCTATGCCAGAAAAGCAGCCAGATACTCCTCTAGCAAGTGCTAGTTAA
- the LOC126716130 gene encoding glutathione S-transferase zeta class-like isoform X3 — protein sequence MEGESGSGSGEVKKLKLKLYSFWWSTCSVRVRIALNFKEFIKLNPSGNVPVLVDGDTLVADSFAILMYLEDKYPHHYPLLPQDIHKRAINYQAANIVSSSIQPLQKVATLKCIEEKISSDPDVKLAWAQHYIKKGFVALERLLKDYAGRFATGDEVYLADLFLAPQIHAAIKRFNVDMTQFPLLSRLNEAYNEIPAFQDAMPEKQPDTPLASAS from the exons atg GAAGGTGAAAGTGGAAGTGGAAGCGGTGAGGTGAAGAAGCTGAAGCTGAAGCTGTATTCATTCTGGTGGAGCACCTGTTCCGTCCGTGTTCGTATTGCCCTCAACTTCAaag AGTTTATAAAGCTCAATCCTAGTGGTAATGTTCCTGTGCTCGTCGATGGAGACACCCTAGTTGCCGACTCTTTTGCCATCCTCATG TATTTAGAAGACAAGTATCCTCACCACTATCCACTGTTGCCCCAAGATATTCACAAAAGAGCCATCAATTACCAG GCTGCCAATATTGTTTCCTCAAGCATTCAACCTCTTCAAAAAGTAGCTACACTG AAGTGCATTGAGGAAAAAATTAGTTCTGATCCTGATGTGAAACTTGCTTGGGCTCAACATTATATCAAAAAAGGCTTTGTAG CACTCGAGAGGCTTTTAAAGGACTATGCTGGAAGATTTGCTACTGGAGATGAAGTTTACCTG GCAGATTTGTTTCTAGCTCCTCAGATTCATGCAGCAATTAAAAGGTTCAATGTTGACATG acTCAATTCCCTCTCTTATCCAGATTGAATGAGGCATACAATGAGATACCAGCTTTCCAAGATGCTATGCCAGAAAAGCAGCCAGATACTCCTCTAGCAAGTGCTAGTTAA
- the LOC126716130 gene encoding glutathione S-transferase zeta class-like isoform X2: protein MEGESGSGSGEVKKLKLKLYSFWWSTCSVRVRIALNFKGLKYEYKSVDLLKGEQLSPEFIKLNPSGNVPVLVDGDTLVADSFAILMYLEDKYPHHYPLLPQDIHKRAINYQAANIVSSSIQPLQKVATLKCIEEKISSDPDVKLAWAQHYIKKGFVALERLLKDYAGRFATGDEVYLADLFLAPQIHAAIKRFNVDMTQFPLLSRLNEAYNEIPAFQDAMPEKQPDTPLASAS from the exons at GGAAGGTGAAAGTGGAAGTGGAAGCGGTGAGGTGAAGAAGCTGAAGCTGAAGCTGTATTCATTCTGGTGGAGCACCTGTTCCGTCCGTGTTCGTATTGCCCTCAACTTCAaag GGCTGAAATACGAGTACAAATCAGTTGACTTGTTGAAGGGAGAGCAATTGAGCCCCG AGTTTATAAAGCTCAATCCTAGTGGTAATGTTCCTGTGCTCGTCGATGGAGACACCCTAGTTGCCGACTCTTTTGCCATCCTCATG TATTTAGAAGACAAGTATCCTCACCACTATCCACTGTTGCCCCAAGATATTCACAAAAGAGCCATCAATTACCAG GCTGCCAATATTGTTTCCTCAAGCATTCAACCTCTTCAAAAAGTAGCTACACTG AAGTGCATTGAGGAAAAAATTAGTTCTGATCCTGATGTGAAACTTGCTTGGGCTCAACATTATATCAAAAAAGGCTTTGTAG CACTCGAGAGGCTTTTAAAGGACTATGCTGGAAGATTTGCTACTGGAGATGAAGTTTACCTG GCAGATTTGTTTCTAGCTCCTCAGATTCATGCAGCAATTAAAAGGTTCAATGTTGACATG acTCAATTCCCTCTCTTATCCAGATTGAATGAGGCATACAATGAGATACCAGCTTTCCAAGATGCTATGCCAGAAAAGCAGCCAGATACTCCTCTAGCAAGTGCTAGTTAA